The proteins below come from a single Microtus pennsylvanicus isolate mMicPen1 chromosome 13, mMicPen1.hap1, whole genome shotgun sequence genomic window:
- the LOC142834259 gene encoding uncharacterized protein LOC142834259 has translation MAARLRGRREQHPADSSTSQAFPLRAGANGQTQYWPFSASDLYNWKNNNPPFSKDPSLLTSLIESILVTHQPTWDDCQQLLQTLLTTEEKQRVLLEARKNIRGANGRPTLLPNEIDAAFPLERPDWDFTTEEGRNHLILYRQLLVAGLHGAARRPTNLAQVKQVIQGSEETPSAFLERLKEAYRIYTPYDPEDPGIETNVSMSFIWQSAPDIKRKLERLDNLKESSLQDLLKEAERIFNKRETPEERDERLRKEAEERENIRDRKRNKEFSKLLATVVSGQRQDRQRGDRRSPPVNKDQCAYCKETGHWIRECPKRPRGPRNLRPQTSLLTLDD, from the coding sequence ATGGCGGCCAGActaagaggaaggagggaacagCACCCTGCTGATTCGAGCACTTCCCAGGCTTTTCCACTTAGAGCAGGTGCTAACGGCCAGACCCAGTATTGGCCGTTTTCAGCTTCAGATCTGTACAACTGGAAAAATAATAACCCCCCCTTTTCTAAGGATCCCTCCTTGTTGACCTCTTTGATTGAATCCATTCTAGTCACTCACCAGCCTACCTGGGATGATTGCCAGCAACTCCTGCAAACGCTTCTAACGACGGAGGAAAAGCAAAGAGTCCTCCTAGAAGCGCGGAAGAACATTAGGGGAGCAAACGGCCGCCCCACTTTGCTCCCTAATGAGATTGATGCAGCATTCCCCCTAGAGCGTCCGGATTGGGATTTCACTACGGAGGAAGGTAGGAATCACCTAATTCTCTATCGCCAGTTGCTCGTAGCGGGTCTCCACGGAGCCGCAAGGCGGCCAACCAATTTGGCTCAGGTAAAGCAGGTTATTCAGGGTTCCGAGGAAACTCCTTCCGCCTTTCTAGAACGACTTAAGGAAGCATACCGCATTTATACTCCTTATGACCCAGAGGATCCAGGGATAGAAACAAATgtttccatgtcctttatttGGCAGTCAGCTCCAGACATTAAGAGGAAATTAGAGCGATTAGATAACCTGAAGGAAAGTTCACTCCAGGATctactgaaggaggcagagagaatttTTAACAAGAGAGAAACACCAGAGGAGAGAGACgaaaggctgaggaaggaggctgaggagagggaaaATATTAGAGACCGAAAGAGGAATAAAGAGTTTAGCAAACTTTTGGCCACTGTAGTTTCAGGACAGAGACAGGATAGACAGAGGGGAGACAGAAGGAGCCCCCCAGTGAACAAGGATCAATGTGCCTACTGCAAGGAGACAGGTCATTGGATTCGAGAATGCCCCAAGAGACCCAGGGGACCTCGAAATCTGAGACCCCAAACCTCCCTTTTAACCTTGGATGACTAG